The following are encoded together in the Citrobacter arsenatis genome:
- the rfaD gene encoding ADP-glyceromanno-heptose 6-epimerase: MIIVTGGAGFIGSNIVKSLNDKGITDILVVDNLKDGTKFVNLVDLNIADYMDKEDFLIQIMAGEDFGDIEAIFHEGACSSTTEWDGKYMMDNNYQYSKELLHYCLEREIPFLYASSAATYGGRTSDFIESREYEKPLNVYGYSKFLFDEYVRQILPEANSQIVGFRYFNVYGPREGHKGSMASVAFHLNTQLNNGETPKLFEGSENFKRDFVYVGDVAAVNLWFLENGVSGIFNLGTGRAESFQAVADATLAYHNKGSIEYIPFPEKLKGRYQAFTQADLTNLRAAGYDKPFKTVAEGVTEYMAWLNRDNATNSQNHSSGIKAATK; this comes from the coding sequence ATGATCATCGTTACCGGCGGCGCGGGCTTTATCGGCAGCAACATCGTTAAGTCCCTGAATGATAAAGGCATCACCGACATTCTGGTGGTGGACAACCTGAAAGACGGCACCAAGTTTGTTAACCTGGTGGATCTGAATATTGCTGACTACATGGACAAGGAAGACTTCCTAATCCAGATTATGGCCGGGGAAGATTTCGGCGATATCGAAGCGATTTTCCACGAAGGTGCATGCTCTTCCACCACCGAGTGGGACGGCAAGTATATGATGGATAATAACTATCAATACTCCAAAGAGCTGCTGCACTACTGCCTGGAGCGTGAAATCCCGTTCCTGTACGCGTCCTCTGCCGCCACCTATGGCGGTCGCACTTCTGATTTCATCGAATCCCGTGAATATGAAAAACCGCTGAACGTCTACGGCTACTCAAAATTCCTGTTCGATGAGTACGTGCGCCAGATCCTGCCAGAAGCCAATTCTCAGATTGTTGGCTTCCGCTATTTCAACGTCTACGGACCGCGTGAAGGCCACAAAGGCAGCATGGCGAGCGTCGCTTTCCACCTCAATACCCAGCTCAACAATGGTGAAACACCAAAACTGTTCGAAGGCAGCGAAAACTTCAAACGTGATTTCGTTTACGTTGGCGATGTGGCTGCGGTAAATCTGTGGTTCCTGGAAAACGGGGTTTCCGGCATCTTTAACCTCGGAACGGGTCGTGCGGAATCTTTCCAGGCTGTTGCCGATGCTACACTGGCGTATCACAACAAAGGCAGTATTGAGTACATCCCATTCCCGGAAAAACTGAAAGGTCGCTACCAGGCATTTACTCAGGCCGATCTGACTAACCTGCGCGCAGCGGGCTATGACAAGCCGTTTAAAACCGTCGCCGAAGGCGTCACGGAATATATGGCCTGGCTGAACCGCGACAACGCTACAAATTCACAAAATCATTCGAGCGGTATCAAGGCGGCAACTAAGTGA
- the rfaF gene encoding ADP-heptose--LPS heptosyltransferase RfaF encodes MKILVVGPSWVGDMMMSQSLYRTLKARYPQAIIDVMAPAWCRPLLSRMPEVNEAIAMPLGHGALEIGERRKLGHSLREKRYDRAYVLPNSFKSALVPFFAGIPHRTGWRGEMRYGLLNDARVLDKDAWPLMVERYVALAYDKGVMLSAKDLPQPLLWPQLQVSEGEKSLTCSQFSLSAERPLIGFCPGAEFGPAKRWPHYHYAELAKQLIDEGHQIVLFGSAKDHEAGNEILAALSTEQQAWCRNLAGETQLEQAVILLAACKAVVTNDSGLMHVAAALNRPLVALYGPSSPDFTPPLSHKARVIRLITGYHKVRKGDAAEGYHQSLIDITPQRVLEELNDLLLQEEA; translated from the coding sequence ATGAAGATTTTGGTGGTTGGCCCGTCCTGGGTGGGCGACATGATGATGTCGCAAAGTCTCTATCGCACGCTCAAGGCGCGCTATCCCCAGGCAATAATCGACGTGATGGCACCAGCATGGTGCCGTCCACTGCTGTCGCGTATGCCTGAAGTCAACGAAGCCATTGCCATGCCGCTGGGACACGGCGCGCTGGAGATCGGCGAACGCCGTAAACTCGGTCACAGCCTGCGTGAAAAGCGCTATGACCGCGCCTACGTGCTGCCTAACTCGTTTAAATCAGCTCTGGTGCCGTTCTTTGCTGGCATTCCCCATCGTACAGGTTGGCGTGGCGAAATGCGCTACGGCCTGCTAAACGATGCGCGCGTGCTGGATAAAGACGCATGGCCGCTGATGGTCGAACGCTATGTGGCCCTGGCCTATGATAAAGGCGTGATGCTGTCGGCTAAAGATTTGCCGCAGCCTCTGCTATGGCCGCAGTTGCAGGTTAGCGAAGGTGAAAAGTCCCTGACCTGTAGTCAGTTCTCCCTTTCAGCTGAACGTCCCCTTATCGGTTTTTGCCCTGGTGCGGAATTTGGTCCTGCTAAGCGCTGGCCACATTACCACTATGCAGAACTGGCAAAGCAACTGATCGATGAAGGTCATCAGATTGTGCTGTTTGGCTCGGCAAAAGACCATGAGGCCGGAAATGAGATTCTGGCAGCACTGAGCACTGAACAGCAGGCATGGTGCCGTAATCTGGCAGGCGAAACGCAACTGGAGCAGGCCGTCATTCTGCTCGCCGCCTGCAAAGCGGTCGTCACCAACGATTCTGGATTAATGCACGTGGCAGCCGCGCTGAACCGTCCATTAGTTGCGTTGTATGGCCCCAGCAGCCCGGATTTCACCCCGCCCCTTTCTCACAAGGCGCGCGTGATTCGTCTGATTACGGGTTATCACAAAGTGCGTAAGGGAGATGCGGCAGAAGGCTATCACCAGAGCCTGATTGACATCACGCCACAGCGCGTACTGGAAGAACTCAACGACCTGTTGTTACAAGAGGAAGCCTGA
- the rfaC gene encoding lipopolysaccharide heptosyltransferase RfaC, producing the protein MRVLIVKTSSMGDVLHTLPALTDAQQAIPDIQFDWVVEEGFAQIPSWHAAVDRVIPVAIRRWRKAWFSAPIKAERKTFRDAVRLQQYDAIIDAQGLVKSAALVTRLARGIKHGMDWSTAREPLASLFYNRKHHIARQQHAVERTRELFAKSLGYAKPQSQGNYAIAQHFLNERNADAGQYAVFLHATTRDDKHWPEANWRELIGLLNNTGIRIKLPWGAPHEEARARRLAEGFSNVDVLPRMSLEEVARVLAGAKFVVSVDTGLSHLTAALDRPNITLYGPTDPGLIGGYGKNQYTQQSLSGKLQDLDANLVNASLIDNNLL; encoded by the coding sequence ATGCGGGTTCTGATCGTTAAAACGTCTTCTATGGGCGATGTACTGCATACGTTGCCCGCATTAACCGATGCACAACAGGCCATCCCGGATATTCAATTTGATTGGGTAGTGGAAGAAGGGTTCGCGCAGATCCCTTCCTGGCACGCAGCCGTTGACCGGGTTATTCCAGTAGCGATTCGTCGTTGGCGTAAAGCCTGGTTTTCAGCACCGATTAAAGCCGAGCGTAAAACGTTCCGCGATGCGGTGCGTTTACAGCAGTATGACGCGATAATTGATGCGCAGGGCCTGGTCAAAAGTGCGGCGTTGGTTACGCGTCTGGCTCGTGGCATCAAGCATGGTATGGACTGGAGCACAGCCCGCGAACCGCTGGCTAGCCTGTTTTATAATCGCAAACATCATATTGCCAGGCAGCAGCACGCAGTAGAACGTACCCGCGAATTGTTTGCCAAAAGTCTGGGATATGCCAAACCGCAATCGCAGGGTAATTACGCTATCGCACAGCATTTTCTGAATGAACGTAATGCTGATGCGGGCCAGTATGCCGTATTTCTTCATGCCACAACGCGTGATGATAAGCACTGGCCCGAAGCCAACTGGCGGGAGCTTATTGGCCTGTTAAATAACACGGGCATACGTATTAAACTGCCCTGGGGTGCTCCCCATGAAGAAGCGCGCGCCAGAAGGCTGGCGGAAGGTTTTTCTAACGTCGATGTCCTGCCACGGATGAGTCTGGAAGAGGTCGCCCGTGTTCTCGCGGGGGCCAAATTTGTAGTGTCGGTTGATACAGGCCTGAGTCATTTAACCGCCGCACTGGATCGCCCCAATATTACGTTGTATGGCCCAACAGACCCTGGATTGATTGGTGGGTACGGGAAGAATCAATACACACAGCAGAGCCTTTCCGGAAAATTGCAGGATCTGGACGCTAACTTAGTCAATGCATCGCTGATTGATAATAATTTGCTTTAA
- the kbl gene encoding glycine C-acetyltransferase, producing the protein MRGDFYKQLTNDLDTARAEGLFKEERIITSAQQADITVADGSHVINFCANNYLGLANHPELIAAAKAGMDSHGFGMASVRFICGTQDSHKQLEQKLATFLGMEDAILYSSCFDANGGLFETLLGAEDAIISDALNHASIIDGVRLCKAKRFRYANNDMVELEARLKEAREAGARHILIATDGVFSMDGVIANLKGVCDLADKYDALVMVDDSHAVGFVGENGRGSHEYCDVMGRVDIITGTLGKALGGASGGYTAARKEVVEWLRQRSRPYLFSNSLAPAIVAASIKVLEMVEAGSDLRDRLWANARQFREQMSAAGFTLAGADHAIIPVMLGDAVVAQAFARELQKEGIYVTGFFYPVVPKGQARIRTQMSAAHTPEQITRAVEAFTRIGKQLGVIA; encoded by the coding sequence ATGCGTGGGGATTTTTACAAACAGTTAACGAACGATCTCGACACCGCACGTGCGGAAGGATTGTTTAAAGAAGAGCGCATTATTACGTCTGCCCAGCAGGCGGATATCACCGTGGCAGATGGAAGCCATGTTATTAACTTTTGTGCGAACAACTATCTGGGGCTGGCTAACCACCCGGAACTGATTGCAGCGGCAAAAGCGGGTATGGATTCTCACGGGTTTGGCATGGCTTCGGTCCGCTTTATTTGCGGTACTCAAGACAGCCATAAGCAATTGGAGCAAAAACTGGCAACCTTCCTCGGTATGGAAGATGCCATCCTTTACTCTTCCTGCTTTGACGCCAACGGCGGCCTGTTTGAAACGCTGCTGGGCGCAGAAGATGCGATCATCTCCGATGCCCTGAACCACGCCTCTATCATTGACGGCGTTCGTCTGTGTAAAGCAAAGCGTTTCCGTTATGCCAATAACGACATGGTCGAGCTGGAAGCGCGCCTGAAAGAAGCGCGTGAAGCGGGTGCTCGTCATATCCTCATCGCCACCGATGGCGTGTTCTCTATGGATGGCGTGATCGCTAACCTGAAAGGCGTTTGTGACCTGGCTGATAAATACGACGCGCTGGTCATGGTTGATGATTCCCATGCCGTCGGCTTTGTCGGTGAAAATGGTCGTGGATCCCATGAATACTGTGATGTGATGGGCCGTGTCGACATCATTACCGGTACGCTGGGTAAAGCACTCGGTGGCGCATCTGGCGGTTACACCGCAGCACGCAAAGAAGTTGTTGAGTGGCTGCGTCAGCGTTCCCGCCCTTATCTGTTCTCCAACTCACTGGCACCGGCGATTGTTGCAGCCTCCATTAAAGTGCTGGAAATGGTTGAAGCTGGCAGTGACCTGCGCGATCGCCTGTGGGCGAATGCACGTCAGTTCCGCGAGCAAATGTCCGCAGCAGGCTTTACCTTAGCCGGTGCGGATCACGCGATCATCCCGGTCATGCTGGGTGATGCCGTCGTGGCGCAGGCGTTCGCCCGCGAGCTGCAAAAAGAGGGGATTTACGTTACCGGGTTCTTCTATCCGGTGGTTCCAAAAGGCCAGGCACGTATTCGTACCCAGATGTCTGCGGCGCATACCCCTGAGCAGATTACGCGTGCGGTCGAGGCGTTCACACGCATTGGTAAACAACTAGGCGTTATTGCCTGA